A genomic segment from Anopheles maculipalpis chromosome X, idAnoMacuDA_375_x, whole genome shotgun sequence encodes:
- the LOC126557518 gene encoding proton-coupled amino acid transporter 2-like, protein MAPKFRDVDQTTPLLMDCNNNNGRCGNGTIVHLAGDIQQNAKAASRPLDAHYRATLMDPVDGRMLEHPTTNLDTLMHMLNGNLGTGILAMPDAFKNAGLYVGFFGTLAMGIICTHCMHLLVRCSHELCRRYGRPSLAYAEVGYYALDSGPSWAQPLASTFRRVINTFLIVMQLGLCCVYYLFVAVNLRELLVYVGVQVPVLTVLGYLLVPLTLMNMVRSLKLLTPTSLAASILAIAGLAIAFLFLLQDLPHSTTVRPVSSWSTLPLYFGTVMYAFEGIGVVLPLENNMAKPRDFIAWNGVLNTGMTIVVCLYSAVGFYGYLKYGEQAQGSVTLNLPNDNLLAQIVRLLMAVAVLASYALQFYVPMTILAPAVTKHFRHPHCAEYGLRLVTVLLTFVLAAIIPNLGTFISLVGAVSTSTLALVFPPLIDLVTLWPHGDRPGRHWIVLKDALIIAFGACGFFFGTAKSLATIFGTSDPASPSGIH, encoded by the exons ATGGCACCAAAATTTCGTGACGTAGATCAAACGACACCCCTGCTGATGGACTGCAACAATAACAACGGACGATGCGGCAACGGTACCATCGTCCACCTGGCCGGCGACATCCAGCAGAACGCCAAAGCTGCGTCCCGTCCGCTGGACGCTCACTACCGTGCTACGCTGATGGACCCAGTCGACGGTCGCATGCTGGAACATCCCACCACCAACCTGGACACGCTGATGCACATGCTGAACGGTAATCTCGGCACCGGCATCCTGGCGATGCCGGACGCCTTCAAGAACGCCGGTCTGTACGTTGGGTTCTTTGGCACGCTCGCGATGGGCATCATCTGTACGCACTGTATGCACCTGCTGGTGCGCTGTTCACACGAGCTCTGCCGGCGGTACGGGCGACCGTCGCTGGCGTACGCCGAAGTCGGCTACTATGCGCTCGATTCCGGCCCATCCTGGGCCCAGCCACTAGCCAGCACCTTCCGCCGGGTGATCAACACCTTCCTGATCGTGATGCAGCTCGGGCTGTGCTGCGTGTATTATCTGTTCGTGGCCGTCAATCTGCGCGAGCTGCTCGTGTACGTTGGCGTCCAGGTGCCGGTACTGACCGTGCTCGGCTATCTGCTCGTACCGCTGACGCTGATGAACATGGTGCGCAGCTTGAAACTGCTAACGCCGACCTCGCTTGCAGCATCCATCCTAGCGATTGCTGGGCTCGCGATCGCCTTCCTATTTCTGCTGCAGGACCTACCGCACAGTACGACCGTGCGGCCCGTTTCGTCCTGGTCGACGTTACCGCTCTACTTCGGCACGGTAATGTACGCGTTCGAAGGCATCGGGGTGGTGCTGCCGCTCGAAAACAATATGGCAAAGCCGCGCGACTTTATCGCCTGGAACGGTGTACTGAACACCGGCATGACGATCGTAGTGTGTCTATATTCGGCGGTCGGATTCTACGGGTATCTCAAGTACGGTGAGCAGGCGCAGGGCAGCGTAACACTCAACCTACCGAACGATAATCT ACTCGCACAAATTGTACGCCTGCTGATGGCGGTCGCCGTCCTCGCATCGTACGCGCTCCAGTTCTACGTCCCGATGACCATCCTCGCACCGGCCGTAACGAAACACTTTCGCCACCCGCATTGTGCCGAGTACGGGCTGCGGCTCGTCACCGTCCTGCTCACGTTCGTGCTGGCCGCCATCATCCCGAACCTGGGCACCTTCATCTCGCTTGTCGGTGCCGTCTCCACCTCGACCCTAGCGCTCGTCTTCCCGCCACTGATCGATCTGGTCACGCTCTGGCCGCACGGTGACCGACCAGGCCGGCACTGGATCGTGCTCAAGGATGCACTCATCATTGCGTTCGGTGCGTGCGGGTTCTTCTTCGGTACCGCCAAAAGCCTCGCGACCATTTTTGGCACATCGGATCCAGCCAGCCCGAGCGGTATCCACTAG